A DNA window from Solanum lycopersicum chromosome 3, SLM_r2.1 contains the following coding sequences:
- the LOC101256864 gene encoding histone deacetylase 6-like — translation MDSSVVEGGASLRSTGTDATKRRVSYFFDSSIGEYDYGEGHLMKPHRIRVAHNLILNYNLHRKMEIIEPFPATKEEIGSFHSSDYVEFLSSVSPETINDKYDSYQRRRFNVGLDSESFDCPVFYGLFDFCQTSSGGSIGAAAKLNRNEADIAINWAGGLHHAKKSEASGFCYVNDIVLGILELLKVHKRVLYVDIDVHHGDGVEEAFFTTDRVMTVSFHKFGDFFPGTGHIKDIGASTGKYYALNAPLGNGIDDESFRSLFRPVIQKVMEVYQPEAVVVQCGADSLAGDRLGVFNLSVKGHADCIRFLRSFNVPLMMLGGGGYTVKNVARCWCYETAVAVGVELDNDLPYNEFYEYFAPDYILYHESLHMKNENSPSELERIRNTLLEQLSRLPHVPSVPFQVTPSVTEVPEKEDENMDQRPKPEISQDYDTDDEEKSNNGKFSNYYNL, via the exons ATGGATTCTTCAGTCGTGGAGGGCGGCGCATCGCTCCGTTCGACGGGTACCGACGCTACAAAACGTCGTGTTTCTTATTTCTTCGACTCTTCCATCGGCGAATATGATTACGGCGAGGGTCATCTAATGAAGCCTCACCGTATTCGTGTTGCCCacaatcttattttaaactataaTCTTCACCGTAAAATGGAGATAATTGAACCGTTTCCGGCGACTAAGGAGGAAATTGGGTCGTTTCACTCGTCGGACTATGTGGAGTTTCTCTCTTCAGTTTCTCCTGAGACTATTAATGACAAGTACGATTCCTACCAGCGTAGACGCTTCAATGTTGGTTTGGACTCGGAAAGCTTTGATTGTCCTGTTTTTTATGGGCTTTTTGATTTTTGTCAAACTTCATCTGGTGGCTCAATTGGCGCCGCCGCTAAGCTTAATAGGAATGAAGCTGATATAGCTATCAATTGGGCTGGTGGGTTGCATCATGCAAAGAAAAGTGAAGCTTCTGGATTTTGCTATGTCAATGATATTGTTCTTGGAATTCTAGAACTTCTCAAGGTCCACAAG CGTGTATTGTATGTAGACATTGATGTTCATCACGGGGATGGAGTTGAGGAGGCTTTTTTTACCACTGATCGGGTTATGACAGTGTCTTTCCATAAGTTTGGAGACTTCTTTCCTGGTACAGGGCATATCAAAGACATTGGTGCAAGTACCGGGAAGTACTATGCCTTAAATGCACCATTGGGTAATGGTATTGATGATGAAAGTTTCCGTAGTCTATTCCGTCCTGTAATCCAAAAAGTGATGGAGGTTTATCAACCTGAAGCTGTTGTTGTTCAATGTGGTGCTGATTCACTAGCAGGAGACAGGTTGGGTGTCTTTAACTTGTCTGTTAAAGGCCATGCAGATTGCATTCGATTCCTCAGGTCTTTCAATGTCCCTTTAATGATGTTGGGTGGTGGAGGTTATACCGTTAAAAACGTTGCTCGGTGCTGGTGCTATGAG ACAGCAGTTGCAGTTGGAGTAGAGCTTGATAATGATTTGCCTTACAATGAGTTTTACGAGTATTTTGCCCCTGATTATATTCTTTATCATGAATCATTACATATGAAGAATGAAAATTCGCCCTCGGAACTAGAGAGGATCAG GAACACTTTGCTGGAGCAACTCTCGCGTTTACCCCATGTACCCAGTGTTCCATTTCAAGTGACACCTTCCGTAACAGAGGTTCCAGAAAAG GAAGACGAAAACATGGATCAAAGGCCTAAACCAGAGATAAGCCAAGATTACGATACTGACGACGAGGAGAAGTCAAATAACGGAAAGTTCAGTAATTACTACAATCTTTAA
- the LOC101256579 gene encoding putative pentatricopeptide repeat-containing protein At1g64310: MFIPFNSLVAQLSKLKLPISRTKELHAFIIKTHLSQDPFYATKIIRFYALNNDIISAHKVFDKTPHRTIYLWNSLIRGYARAHKFRNAFSLFNDMLHSQIMPDNFTYACLVKASSENFDLHSLRVLHGGVVLSGLRLDFICSSQLVSAYSRLGCIADASKVFSGITEPDLVLWNSMLSGYGGLGELEKGIALFSKMQIMGVRPDEYSMVGLIMTIDDSSVLETGEAIHGFCLKLGVESNDHVTSLLVSMYSRCKCIDSAFIVFGSLVEPDLVTWSALISGISLCGDSVNALDFFREMNMKGGKADASLIANVLTACTQLANVQPGIEIHGYAFRHGYHSEVMVSSALLDMYSKCGFLEFGYQVYETMVFKNIVSYNSIISSLGLHGLASHAFQIFEKALEEGHKPDEATFSALLCACCHAGLVNDGREYFRKMKDHFGILANTEHYIYMVKLLGMEGQLREAYELVQSLQEPIDSGIWGALLSCCDAHRNYELADIVACRLFGNKLENSSYRIMLSNMYASDGRWDLVNKLRVDSEITKLKLPGKSWITSKKTFL; the protein is encoded by the coding sequence ATGTTCATCCCCTTCAACTCCCTTGTTGCTCAACTCTCAAAGCTGAAGCTTCCAATCTCAAGAACCAAAGAGCTTCACGCTTTCATAATCAAGACTCATCTCTCACAAGACCCATTTTACGCtacaaaaattataagattCTATGCTCTAAACAACGACATCATCTCTGCACACAAAGTGTTTGATAAAACTCCTCATCGAACCATTTACCTCTGGAACTCCTTAATTCGAGGTTATGCCAGAGCCCACAAGTTTAGAAATGCATTTTCGCTGTTTAATGATATGCTTCATTCTCAAATAATGCCTGATAACTTCACTTATGCATGCCTTGTAAAAGCCAGCTCTGAGAATTTTGATTTGCACAGCTTGAGAGTTTTACATGGAGGGGTTGTTCTATCTGGGTTGCGGTTGGACTTTATCTGTAGTAGTCAACTGGTAAGTGCTTATTCAAGATTAGGCTGTATAGCTGATGCAAGCAAGGTGTTTTCTGGGATAACGGAGCCGGATTTGGTCTTATGGAATTCAATGTTATCAGGTTATGGGGGTCTTGGGGAATTGGAGAAAGGGATAGCGTTGTTTAGTAAAATGCAGATAATGGGGGTGAGGCCTGATGAGTACTCGATGGTAGGCCTGATTATGACTATAGATGATTCTAGTGTGTTGGAAACAGGTGAAGCAATCCATGGATTTTGTTTAAAACTTGGTGTAGAGTCAAATGATCATGTAACCAGTCTTCTTGTTAGTATGTATTCTAGGTGTAAATGTATAGATTCAGCATTTATTGTCTTTGGTAGTCTTGTAGAACCTGATTTAGTTACATGGTCTGCTTTAATAAGCGGTATTTCGCTGTGTGGCGATAGTGTCAATGCCTTGGATTTCTTCAGAgaaatgaatatgaaaggtgGGAAGGCAGATGCGTCGCTGATTGCCAATGTACTGACTGCTTGTACTCAGTTGGCAAATGTGCAGCCAGGCATTGAGATACATGGTTATGCTTTTCGACATGGATATCACTCGGAAGTTATGGTCTCCTCTGCTCTACTTGACATGTACTCGAAATGTGGGTTCTTGGAATTTGGCTATCAAGTTTATGAGACTATGGTTTTCAAGAATATTGTTTCATACAATTCAATTATTTCAAGTCTTGGTTTACATGGACTTGCATCTCATGCCTTTCAGATATTCGAGAAGGCACTGGAGGAAGGGCACAAACCAGATGAAGCTACATTTTCTGCACTCCTTTGTGCATGTTGTCATGCTGGTCTTGTCAATGACGGACgagaatattttagaaaaatgaaagatCACTTTGGCATCTTAGCTAACACTGAACATTATATTTACATGGTAAAGCTTCTTGGAATGGAAGGACAATTAAGAGAAGCTTATGAACTTGTTCAGTCACTGCAAGAACCAATTGACTCCGGCATTTGGGGAGCACTATTATCATGCTGTGATGCTCATCGAAATTATGAGTTGGCAGATATTGTAGCTTGTCGTCTTTTTGGGAATAAGCTAGAGAATAGTAGTTACAGAATTATGCTTTCAAATATGTATGCTAGTGATGGGAGGTGGGATTTGGTAAATAAGTTGAGAGTAGATTCTGAGATAACAAAGTTGAAACTTCCTGGAAAAAGCTGGATTACTAGTAAAAAAACATTCCTTTGA
- the LOC101263693 gene encoding LOB domain-containing protein 25-like, which produces MASSSSYNSPCAACKFLRRKCLPGCIFSPYFPPEEPQKFINVHKIFGASNVTKLLNELHPNQREDAVNSLAYEAEARVRDPVYGCVGAISFLQRQVERLQKELDAANADLIRYACNEFTSSTAPPPLPVHQNTILRQRSVEFTRRQYHHDVGAGGGGGFYQTSSYPIPYSNSYPNWNDHQNSTGDHHQHIHGGGSI; this is translated from the coding sequence ATGGCATCATCAAGCTCATACAACTCCCCTTGTGCTGCTTGCAAGTTCCTAAGAAGAAAATGTCTTCCTGGCTGCATTTTCTCACCTTACTTCCCACCTGAAGAGCCACAAAAATTCATCAATGTCCACAAAATCTTCGGTGCTAGCAATGTCACTAAGCTTCTCAACGAACTCCATCCAAACCAACGAGAAGACGCCGTTAATTCTTTAGCTTACGAAGCCGAAGCTAGGGTTAGAGACCCCGTCTACGGCTGCGTAGGCGCAATCTCCTTCCTACAACGCCAAGTCGAGCGCCTTCAAAAGGAGCTCGACGCGGCTAATGCGGACTTAATCCGCTATGCTTGCAATGAATTCACTTCCTCCACCGCTCCTCCACCTTTACCTGTTCATCAGAATACCATTTTACGTCAAAGATCGGTTGAATTTACTAGAAGACAATACCATCATGATGTCGGAGCTGGTGGTGGTGGAGGTTTTTACCAAACATCTAGTTATCCGATACCGTATTCGAATTCTTACCCTAATTGGAATGATCATCAAAACTCTACCGGAGATCATCATCAACATATCCATGGAGGAGGAagtatttga